A single Streptomyces sp. Edi2 DNA region contains:
- a CDS encoding glycosyltransferase, translated as MSVHSQPAAQAASYAAATPEFPRHVVTAVIVSHDGARWLPDALTGLLGQERPVQNVIGADTGSADHSAQLLAEAIGDQRVLHLARRSGFGTAVDEAVRTAPELTPDDLPYLRRPSGWDPVSRTWRDEAYDMPELPHGEPVQWLWLLHDDCAPEPDALAELLRVADASPSAVIVGPKLRSWYDRRQLLEAGVSIARSGRRWTGLDRREQDQGQHDQVRPVLSVSTAGMLIRRDVYEELGGFDRRLPLMRDDVDLCWRAQAAGHQVLIAPDAVLRHAEAAARERRPIDCVGRFVANPHRVDKAGAVYTLLSNTRGAILPYVLLRLLIGTFLRVIAYLVGKVPGQALDELAGLFGTLLRPGKILAARKKRGRPAVDTGELRPLFPPPGATVRATVEQVAGNLAGRAAPDVASAGRHGAVESGPGGDDADFLEVEQFARLKRIARKPAPVLFLVLLLVSLIACRDLLGSGALTGGAMLPAPGSVSDLWSAYLDSWHAVGVGGSASAPPYLAVVALVSSIFLGSTGFTVTLLLVCSVPLAGLAAYFASRPLVASRLLRAWASIAYAFLPAAAGALAGGRLGTAVLAVLLPLMARAAVAASGLRLPAGTRPSWRATWAYALLITFTMAFTPVVWPIAVLLGTALLVLRFAGGHRDQLGAHGLRFLVVLLAPLVVLAPWSLSLLTQPSRFFQEAGLGYGAGSASVLDLIGLSPGGPKAAGGVLLFGVVAAALAATLRDERQRAIRLAWAVALAGLLFAALGNGSGWTGPAMLVYGLALLCAAAIGAEGIRTRMASLGFGWKQPVAVLIALASVLAPLYAAVSWMITGAAGPLERRNPEQVPAFVAEEAGTSDRARTLVLDGTPGHVDYSLVRGSGAALGDADLAAAAGEDKRLGGIVAHLVAGSGADQTNQLGGYAVRYVLVRGGAPREMGRVLDSTPGLTRLSQDDGSALWRVDRRVSRLSIVAGEAKDGTSAGEAAAPIPVPSGPVEAHTKVPGGADGRVLRLADAADEGWQATLNGTPLKPQTVDGWAQGFALPAGGGTLDLTHENPIGHTLWLWAQGLLAVVLVVLALPGRRREIDDDLPEDTVAERAAVATGDGRRARRLRAQAEAEAAGAPEAAGPGIPGARAGEAGQQPLDPAADPMAAAPMDPMAAAAAAQDADGMPGAAGPMGDAGPYGAVPQQQPYDAWQAAQQGEPGMPGHPGAQQPYAPADPYQAGQYGQPPYPPGDPYQAADPYAADPYQAGAYDPYGYGQQQYGDGGPQHQQPYDDGTEYPGYSGSYPEPRRDGSDQQ; from the coding sequence ATGTCCGTGCACAGCCAGCCGGCGGCTCAGGCCGCCTCATATGCAGCCGCCACCCCAGAGTTCCCGAGGCACGTCGTCACCGCCGTGATCGTCTCCCATGACGGTGCCCGCTGGCTGCCCGACGCGCTCACCGGCCTGCTCGGCCAGGAGCGCCCGGTGCAGAACGTCATCGGCGCCGACACCGGCAGCGCGGACCACTCCGCCCAGCTGCTCGCCGAGGCCATCGGGGACCAGCGGGTGCTGCACCTCGCCCGCCGCTCCGGATTCGGCACGGCCGTCGACGAAGCCGTCCGCACGGCCCCCGAACTCACCCCCGACGACCTGCCGTACCTGCGCCGCCCCAGCGGCTGGGACCCGGTCAGCCGCACCTGGCGCGACGAGGCGTACGACATGCCGGAGCTGCCGCACGGCGAACCGGTCCAGTGGCTGTGGCTGCTGCACGACGACTGCGCGCCCGAGCCGGACGCGCTCGCCGAGCTGCTGCGGGTCGCCGACGCCAGCCCCTCCGCCGTGATCGTCGGCCCCAAGCTGCGCAGCTGGTACGACCGCCGGCAGCTGCTCGAAGCGGGCGTCAGCATCGCCCGCAGCGGTCGCCGTTGGACCGGCCTGGACCGCCGCGAACAGGACCAGGGCCAGCACGACCAGGTGCGCCCCGTGCTGTCCGTCTCCACCGCCGGCATGCTCATCCGCCGCGACGTCTACGAGGAGTTGGGCGGCTTCGACCGCCGGCTGCCCCTGATGCGCGACGACGTCGACCTGTGCTGGCGCGCCCAGGCCGCCGGACACCAGGTCCTGATCGCACCGGACGCGGTCCTGCGGCACGCCGAGGCGGCCGCCCGCGAGCGCCGCCCCATCGACTGCGTCGGCCGCTTCGTCGCCAACCCGCACCGCGTCGACAAGGCCGGCGCCGTCTACACCCTGCTCTCCAACACCCGCGGCGCGATCCTCCCGTACGTCCTGCTGCGGCTGCTGATCGGCACCTTCCTGCGGGTCATCGCCTACCTCGTCGGCAAGGTCCCGGGCCAGGCGCTCGACGAACTCGCCGGACTCTTCGGCACCCTGCTGCGGCCCGGCAAGATCCTCGCCGCACGGAAGAAGAGAGGCCGCCCCGCGGTCGACACCGGCGAGCTGCGGCCGCTCTTCCCGCCACCCGGCGCGACCGTGCGGGCCACCGTCGAACAGGTCGCCGGCAACCTCGCCGGGCGGGCCGCACCGGATGTGGCCTCGGCCGGCCGGCACGGCGCGGTCGAGTCCGGGCCCGGCGGCGACGACGCCGACTTCCTGGAGGTCGAGCAGTTCGCCCGGCTCAAGCGGATCGCCCGCAAGCCCGCACCGGTCCTCTTCCTCGTCCTGCTGCTGGTCTCGCTGATCGCCTGCCGCGACCTGCTCGGCTCCGGCGCGCTGACCGGCGGAGCGATGCTGCCCGCGCCCGGCAGCGTGTCCGATCTGTGGTCGGCCTACCTCGACAGCTGGCATGCGGTCGGGGTCGGCGGCAGCGCCTCCGCGCCGCCCTACCTGGCCGTTGTCGCCCTGGTGTCGAGCATCTTCCTCGGCAGCACCGGCTTCACCGTCACCCTGCTGCTGGTCTGCTCCGTCCCGCTGGCCGGCCTCGCCGCCTACTTCGCCTCCCGCCCGCTGGTCGCCTCCCGGCTGCTGCGGGCCTGGGCGAGCATCGCGTACGCCTTCCTGCCCGCGGCCGCCGGTGCGCTGGCCGGCGGCCGGCTGGGCACCGCGGTGCTCGCCGTCCTGCTGCCGCTGATGGCGCGCGCCGCCGTCGCCGCGAGCGGACTGCGGCTGCCCGCGGGCACCCGGCCCAGCTGGCGCGCCACCTGGGCGTATGCGCTGCTGATCACCTTCACCATGGCCTTCACCCCGGTCGTCTGGCCGATCGCGGTGCTGCTCGGCACCGCGCTGCTGGTGCTGCGCTTCGCCGGCGGTCACCGCGACCAGCTGGGCGCCCACGGGCTGCGGTTCCTGGTCGTGCTCCTCGCGCCGCTCGTCGTGCTCGCCCCCTGGTCCCTGTCGCTGCTGACCCAGCCGTCCCGCTTCTTCCAGGAGGCCGGCCTCGGCTACGGCGCGGGATCCGCCTCCGTGCTCGACCTCATCGGGCTCAGCCCCGGCGGGCCCAAGGCCGCCGGCGGGGTGCTGCTCTTCGGCGTCGTGGCGGCCGCGCTCGCCGCGACGCTGCGCGACGAGCGGCAGCGCGCGATCCGCCTCGCCTGGGCGGTGGCCCTGGCCGGCCTGCTGTTCGCGGCGCTGGGCAACGGCTCCGGCTGGACCGGGCCCGCGATGCTCGTCTACGGGCTGGCGCTGCTGTGCGCCGCCGCGATCGGCGCCGAGGGCATCCGCACCCGGATGGCCAGCCTCGGCTTCGGCTGGAAGCAGCCGGTCGCCGTGCTGATCGCGCTGGCGTCCGTGCTCGCCCCGCTCTACGCCGCGGTCAGCTGGATGATCACCGGTGCCGCCGGTCCGCTGGAGCGGCGCAACCCGGAGCAGGTCCCGGCCTTCGTCGCCGAGGAGGCCGGCACCTCCGACCGGGCCCGCACCCTGGTCCTCGACGGCACACCCGGCCATGTCGACTACTCCCTCGTCCGCGGCTCCGGAGCCGCGCTCGGTGACGCCGACCTGGCCGCCGCGGCGGGCGAGGACAAGCGGCTCGGCGGCATCGTCGCCCACCTGGTGGCCGGCTCCGGCGCCGACCAGACCAACCAGCTCGGCGGCTACGCGGTCCGCTACGTCCTGGTCAGGGGCGGGGCGCCGCGCGAGATGGGCCGGGTGCTGGACTCCACCCCGGGGCTGACCCGGCTCAGCCAGGACGACGGCAGCGCCCTGTGGCGCGTCGACCGCCGGGTCTCGCGGCTCTCGATCGTCGCGGGCGAGGCCAAGGACGGCACCAGCGCCGGCGAGGCCGCCGCGCCCATCCCCGTACCGTCCGGCCCCGTCGAGGCACACACCAAGGTGCCCGGCGGCGCCGACGGCCGGGTGCTGCGTCTCGCCGACGCCGCCGACGAGGGCTGGCAGGCCACGCTCAACGGCACTCCGCTCAAGCCGCAGACCGTCGACGGCTGGGCGCAGGGCTTCGCGCTCCCCGCGGGCGGCGGCACCCTCGACCTCACCCACGAGAACCCCATCGGCCACACCCTCTGGCTGTGGGCGCAGGGCCTGCTCGCGGTCGTCCTGGTGGTCCTGGCGCTGCCGGGCCGTCGCCGGGAGATCGACGACGACCTGCCCGAGGACACGGTCGCTGAGCGGGCCGCCGTGGCGACCGGAGACGGCCGCCGGGCCCGGCGCCTGCGGGCCCAGGCCGAGGCCGAGGCCGCCGGCGCCCCCGAGGCGGCCGGTCCCGGCATCCCCGGGGCCCGGGCGGGGGAGGCGGGGCAGCAGCCGCTCGACCCGGCCGCCGACCCGATGGCCGCCGCCCCGATGGACCCGATGGCCGCGGCGGCCGCCGCCCAGGACGCGGACGGCATGCCCGGGGCCGCCGGCCCCATGGGAGACGCCGGCCCGTACGGCGCCGTGCCGCAGCAGCAGCCGTACGACGCCTGGCAGGCCGCCCAGCAGGGCGAGCCCGGCATGCCGGGCCACCCCGGCGCACAGCAGCCCTACGCCCCCGCCGACCCCTACCAGGCCGGGCAGTACGGGCAGCCGCCCTACCCGCCGGGCGACCCCTACCAGGCCGCAGATCCGTACGCCGCGGACCCCTACCAGGCGGGCGCCTACGACCCGTACGGGTACGGGCAGCAGCAGTACGGCGACGGCGGGCCGCAGCACCAGCAGCCCTACGACGACGGCACCGAGTACCCGGGGTACTCCGGCTCCTACCCCGAGCCGCGCCGTGACGGGAGCGACCAGCAGTGA
- a CDS encoding WhiB family transcriptional regulator, whose product MTELFQELLVEEADEELGWQERALCAQTDPESFFPEKGGSTREAKKVCLACEVRSECLEYALANDERFGIWGGLSERERRRLKKAAV is encoded by the coding sequence ATGACCGAGCTGTTCCAGGAATTGCTGGTCGAGGAGGCGGACGAGGAGCTCGGCTGGCAGGAGCGCGCACTGTGCGCCCAGACCGACCCCGAGTCCTTCTTCCCGGAGAAGGGTGGCTCCACCCGCGAGGCCAAGAAGGTCTGTCTCGCCTGCGAAGTCCGGTCCGAATGCCTGGAGTACGCGCTCGCCAATGACGAGCGCTTCGGCATTTGGGGCGGCCTGTCCGAGCGCGAGCGGCGCCGGCTGAAGAAGGCCGCCGTCTGA
- a CDS encoding cysteine dioxygenase family protein — translation MNSDVQIAGDPLAIPHLLPPVPSHPTTVAGFAGLARSIAADRAAWAPLVRYDTTTRWYYRLRTAPGYEVWLLSWVPGQGSGRHDHGASSGVLTVLEGELTEHTATGPRTLAAGAQRVFAPGYVHEVVNDALTPAVSLHVYFPGLTDMPMHPSQAAAVGGAAAPSGVPAP, via the coding sequence ATGAACAGCGACGTCCAGATCGCCGGCGACCCGCTCGCCATCCCCCACCTGCTGCCGCCCGTTCCCTCGCACCCCACCACCGTCGCCGGCTTCGCGGGGCTGGCCCGCTCGATCGCCGCCGACCGCGCCGCCTGGGCGCCGCTCGTCCGCTACGACACCACCACCCGCTGGTATTACCGGCTGCGCACCGCCCCCGGATACGAGGTGTGGCTGCTGAGCTGGGTGCCGGGGCAGGGCAGCGGCCGGCACGACCACGGGGCGTCCTCCGGGGTGCTGACCGTCCTGGAAGGCGAGTTGACCGAGCACACCGCGACCGGGCCCCGTACGCTCGCGGCCGGCGCCCAGCGGGTGTTCGCGCCGGGCTACGTCCACGAGGTCGTCAACGACGCCCTGACCCCCGCGGTCAGCCTGCACGTCTACTTCCCGGGCCTGACCGATATGCCGATGCACCCCAGCCAGGCCGCGGCCGTCGGTGGCGCGGCCGCCCCGTCCGGGGTACCGGCCCCCTGA
- the cofD gene encoding 2-phospho-L-lactate transferase, whose product MRIVVLAGGIGGARFLRGLKAAAPDADLTVIGNTGDDIHLFGLKVCPDLDTVMYTLGGGINEEQGWGRTDETFRVKEELAAYGVGPEWFGLGDRDFATHIVRTQMLGAGYPLSAVTEALCARWKPGVRLLPMSDDRVETHVAIDEDGERKAIHFQEYWVRLRASVPAHAVVPVGADQAKPAPGVLEAIADADAVLFPPSNPVVSIGTILAVPGIREAIADAGVPVIGLSPIVGDAPVRGMADKVLAAVGVESTAAAVARHYGSGLLDGWLVDSVDADAVAEVEAAGIRCRAVPLMMTDLDATAAMVREALAMAEEVRA is encoded by the coding sequence ATGCGAATCGTGGTTCTGGCCGGCGGTATCGGCGGCGCCCGCTTTCTGCGGGGACTGAAGGCAGCGGCTCCGGACGCGGACCTCACCGTCATCGGCAACACCGGTGACGACATCCATCTGTTCGGGCTCAAGGTGTGCCCCGACCTCGACACCGTGATGTACACCCTCGGCGGCGGCATCAACGAGGAGCAGGGCTGGGGCCGCACCGACGAAACCTTCCGGGTGAAGGAGGAGTTGGCCGCCTACGGCGTCGGCCCCGAGTGGTTCGGGCTCGGTGACCGGGACTTCGCCACCCATATCGTGCGGACCCAGATGCTGGGCGCCGGATATCCGCTCAGCGCCGTCACCGAGGCGCTGTGCGCGCGCTGGAAGCCCGGCGTACGGCTGCTGCCGATGTCCGACGACCGGGTCGAGACCCATGTCGCCATCGACGAGGACGGCGAACGCAAGGCGATCCACTTCCAGGAGTACTGGGTGCGGCTGCGCGCCTCGGTGCCGGCGCACGCCGTGGTGCCGGTCGGCGCGGACCAGGCCAAGCCCGCACCGGGCGTGCTGGAGGCCATCGCCGACGCGGATGCGGTGCTGTTCCCGCCGTCCAACCCGGTGGTCAGCATCGGGACGATCCTGGCGGTGCCGGGCATCCGGGAGGCCATCGCGGACGCCGGGGTGCCGGTGATCGGCCTCTCCCCCATCGTCGGCGACGCCCCCGTGCGCGGGATGGCCGACAAGGTGCTGGCGGCGGTGGGCGTGGAGTCGACCGCCGCGGCTGTCGCCCGCCACTACGGCTCCGGGCTGCTGGACGGCTGGCTGGTGGACTCCGTGGACGCGGACGCGGTGGCCGAGGTCGAGGCGGCCGGGATCCGCTGCCGGGCCGTGCCGCTGATGATGACCGACCTGGACGCCACGGCCGCGATGGTGCGCGAGGCGCTGGCCATGGCCGAGGAGGTCCGGGCGTGA
- a CDS encoding coenzyme F420-0:L-glutamate ligase — translation MNGPEGVPGYRVWALPGVPEVQPGDDLVKLIAAAATTESMPQLADGDVLLVTSKIVSKAEGRVVEATDREAAIDRETVRVVARRGTLRIVQNRQGLVMAAAGVDASNTPAGTVLLLPEDPDASARALRAGLRTELGVDVGVVISDTFGRPWRTGLTDVAIGAAGVRVLDDLRGGTDAYGNPLSATVVATADELAAAGDLVKGKAAGLPVAVVRGLPHVVEEAGDGAGARAMVRGTEDDMFRLGTSEAVREAVTARRTVRAFRDEPVDPGAVRRAVAAALTAPAPHHTTPWRFVLLESPQARERLLDAMRDAWIADLRADGKSEEVIAKRVRRGEVLRNAPYLAVPCMVTDGAHDYPDARRSAAEREMFVVAHGAGIQNFLVALAGERLGSAWISSTMFCRDVVREVLGLPGNWEPMGAVAIGHPAAAPAPRPARTADEFVVVR, via the coding sequence GTGAACGGCCCCGAGGGGGTGCCCGGGTACCGGGTGTGGGCGCTGCCGGGAGTGCCCGAGGTGCAGCCCGGCGATGATCTCGTCAAGCTGATCGCGGCGGCGGCCACGACCGAAAGCATGCCCCAACTCGCCGACGGCGACGTGCTGTTGGTGACCTCAAAGATCGTCAGCAAGGCCGAGGGCCGGGTGGTCGAGGCCACCGACCGCGAGGCGGCGATCGACCGGGAGACGGTGCGGGTGGTGGCCCGGCGCGGCACCCTGCGGATCGTGCAGAACCGGCAGGGCCTGGTGATGGCCGCGGCCGGTGTGGACGCCTCCAACACCCCCGCGGGAACGGTGCTGTTGCTGCCGGAGGATCCGGACGCCTCGGCACGCGCCCTGCGGGCCGGCCTGCGCACCGAGCTCGGCGTCGACGTCGGCGTCGTCATCAGCGACACCTTCGGGCGCCCGTGGCGCACCGGCCTCACCGACGTCGCCATCGGGGCCGCCGGGGTGCGGGTGCTGGACGATCTGCGCGGCGGCACCGACGCGTACGGCAATCCGCTCAGCGCGACGGTGGTGGCCACCGCCGACGAACTGGCCGCCGCGGGGGATCTGGTGAAGGGCAAGGCCGCCGGGCTGCCGGTCGCGGTGGTGCGCGGACTCCCCCATGTCGTCGAGGAGGCGGGCGACGGCGCCGGGGCACGCGCCATGGTGCGCGGCACCGAGGACGACATGTTCCGGCTGGGCACCTCGGAGGCCGTACGCGAAGCGGTGACGGCGCGGCGTACGGTCCGCGCCTTCCGTGACGAGCCGGTCGATCCGGGGGCGGTCCGGCGCGCGGTGGCGGCGGCGCTCACCGCCCCGGCGCCGCATCACACCACGCCGTGGCGGTTCGTCCTCCTGGAGTCGCCGCAGGCGCGGGAGCGGCTGCTGGACGCGATGCGGGACGCCTGGATCGCGGATCTGCGCGCGGACGGCAAGTCGGAGGAGGTCATCGCCAAGCGGGTGCGGCGGGGCGAGGTGCTGCGCAACGCGCCGTATCTGGCGGTGCCGTGCATGGTGACGGACGGCGCGCACGACTACCCCGACGCGCGGCGGAGTGCCGCGGAGCGCGAGATGTTCGTGGTGGCCCATGGGGCGGGCATCCAGAACTTCCTGGTCGCGCTGGCGGGCGAACGCCTCGGCTCCGCCTGGATCTCGTCGACGATGTTCTGCCGGGACGTGGTCCGCGAGGTGCTGGGACTCCCCGGGAACTGGGAGCCGATGGGGGCGGTGGCCATCGGACATCCGGCGGCGGCACCGGCGCCCCGTCCGGCGCGGACCGCCGACGAGTTCGTCGTCGTGCGCTGA